In the genome of Arachis stenosperma cultivar V10309 chromosome 6, arast.V10309.gnm1.PFL2, whole genome shotgun sequence, the window cttcaaaaaggttgaggtaactgttccccttttgatgttattcagcaagtacctaaatacacaaagtttctaaaagaattgtgcatacataaagataaaattaatgaattagaaactattcctttaggtagttctatatctacTTTAATAggaaatatacctgaaaaatgtagtgacccaggcccatgcatggttaactgCACCATACATTATGCCCTTGTCTATATATAATgctttaaggctccctcccttaaaaaggtcggcagctcgttttgtgttagcagataaaagcattatcaCAGTGGTTGGAATTACTGAAGATGTGTTAGTGAGCATTAAGGGGCTCACATTTCCCATTGACttctatatcttggagatgccccaaaatgactcaGGGAGGCCTTCGTCGATCCTGCTTGGAAGACCGTTTTTGAAGACTTCGAAATTTAAGCTGGATGCCTTTTTGGGAACCTATTCCTTTGAGGTAGATGGCAGAACAGTGAGCTTCAATCTGGATGAAGCTATGAAGCACCCCCCAGAAGATCACTCCATATTCTAACGTGACATCATTGACAAAATCATAGCAGCAACTCACCAGGAAGACATGGAAGAGAATCACATGGAGCACGATCCAAGTGTGGAGACACCCTCTGAACATACTGAAGATTCATTACCATTTTCACCAGCCCCAGATAATCCAGAACCAAACCATGAATGGAAAATGGAATTAAAGCCCCTTCCCCCACACCTCAAGTATGCATACCTTCAGGACAAGCAGAAGTTACCAGTCATCATTGCATGGGAGCTTACTTCCTAACAAGAAGAACAACTACTTAGTGTATTGAGGACGCATAAGAAAGTAATTGGATGGAGCTTGGcggatatagtaggcatcagccctcaagtttgtgaaCATAGAATATTCTTAAAAGAAGGAGCAAAGCCTGTCCGTCAATCTCAGAGAAGATTAAATCCCACCATCTTAGAAGTTGTTAAGAAGGAAGTAACCAGACTACTTGAAGCAGATATCATTTACCCTATTTTAGATAGCGAATGGGTTAGtacagtacaagtggtgcccaagaagtctggagtcataACAATAAGGAATGAGCAAGGAGAACTTCTGACAACCAGAGTACAGAACGCATGGAGAGTTTGCATTGactacaggcgtctcaaccaagccactcgCAAGGATTATTATCCCTtgccattcattgatcagatgcttgatcgTCTGTCAGGTAAATCTCATTACTGCTTTCTAGATGGTTATATAGGTTATTTTCAAATCCCTATAGCTCCTGAAGATCatgaaaagactacttttacatgtccttttggaaCTTATGCTTATAAacgaatgccctttggcttatgcaatacaccagctactttccaaaggtgtatgatgagtcttttctctgatctcattgagaccagtatggaagtttttatggatgactttagcgtatatggtgattcatttagcctttgcttggatagtttatctagagtattggacaggtgtgttagttcaaaccttgttttaaattttgaaaagtgtcattttatggtaaaacaagatattgttctaggacatgttgtTTCTGATACTGGTATCTatgtagacccagcaaaggtggatgttatttctagtttaccttacctcTCCtttgtgagggaagtccgttcgttccttagccatgcaggtttttacaggagattcattaaggacttcAGTATGGTAGCCCTACCCTTATCCAAACTACTGCAGAAAGACATtaagttcgagttcagtgaggattgcaaacaagcatttgataagctgaagaccgccctaactcaagctccaattgtgaggggaccagactggagccaaccatttgaaatcatgtgtgacgcctccaatcatgcagtaggagcagcactAGCTCAACATGAAGGTAACGAACCTTTTGTAATTGCTTATgcatctaagactttagatgctgcttaatctaattacactactactgaaaaagagcttctagctatcgtttttgctctggataaatttcgagcctatttacttggtactaaggtagtagtgtactcagaccatgcagctctaaaatatttattagctaaatAGGAGTCTAAACCAAGGCTAATACGTTGGATGCTAGTGCTGCAAGAATTTGATCTGGAAattaaagataggagtggtaaccaaaATTTAGTGGCTGACAatttgagtcgccttgagcacattaaagatGACTCCATTCCTATCAATGATAATTTCCCATTTGATAGCTTACAGGCAGTATCTGAtgtagttccttggtatgcacatgtagctaattatctaatTAGCCACACTTTTCCTCTCGATTTCACTAAGCATCAGAGAGACAAGCCGAAAAGTGAGTCCAAATACTAtgtatgggatgacccatatctatggaggtgtggtgctgaccaggtaattagacggtgtgtacctcaatcagaattccagtccattttagaagcctgccactcatctgagagtggaggacattttggccctcaacgaACTGCTAGAAAAgttttagactgtggattctggtggcctactctttttaaagatgctGCTGACATTTGTAAATCTTGTCCTCCGCGCCAAAGATTTGGCAATATATCCcagagggatgaaatgcctcaacaaattatgcttttctgtgaaatttatgtttggggcattgacttcatgggtccatttccaaattctaatagccacctttatatactgttagctgtagattatgtttctaaatgggaGGAAGCAATTCCTCCCCGTACtaatgatgctaacactgttgttttctttgttagaaaccatattatttgtcgctttggatcaccacgagcaatcgtgagtgatcaaggcactcacttttgtaacaggagactaacaggttTACTCAAGAggcatgggataattcataaagtatCAACAGCCTATCACCCCCAGACTAATGAGCAAGTAgaggtgtctaacagagagataaagcgcaTACTGCAAAAGATAGTCAAGCCTCATAGAaaggactggagcaccaggctccAAGATGCGctttgggcatatcggacagCAAACAAGACACCGTTTGCGATGAGTCCTTTCCGTTTGGtttatggaaaggcatgtcatctcccagttgagttagaacacaaggccttctgggtggtaaaggaatgcaacatggaCTATGAGAGAGCCGGAGCTGAACGGAAGTTGCAATTGCAAGAATTAGAgaaccttcgcctagaagcttatgaaaacTCCAGGCTGTATAAAGAGAAGGTGAAGGTTGTGCATGACAAAAACATCAAGAGAAGAGAGTTACAACCTGGGGacttagtcctcctttacaactccAGAATGCGGCTCGTGCCAGGCAAGCTGAGATCTAGATGGGACGGTCCCTATCGAGTAGAGATGGTGGAACCATACGGAGTCTTTCACTTGagccatccttcaagctctgaacttatTAAAGTCAATGGACATCGCTTGAAGTTATTCCATGGCAAAAAGATGGCGAAAAACCAGGAACTAGAGATCTTCCTCTTAGAAGATCCGCTTACAGCAGAAgactgagctagtggagcgtccaacttaaggacgttaaatcAAAGTGTTGAgagggagacaacccaccatggtatgatcgttcctttccCTCCCCTTAATTTCCTTCGTCAATAATTCTTCTCAGTACTAATTCCTATATTCTGCATCTCATCCGCATATTGCATAttgcatatataaaaaaaagggaTTAAGGCATGCGACGCACCAGCGTCGTTGACGCGCTCGCGTCCTAgtactgatgacaagtcatcttagcctagtttcactagtctttttcttttgttttcacttgaattatgcactttcttgaggtctaagcaagccaatttgggcagattttcatgcttcctttgattgaatcaaccatagatgaattaatgcaatttcatgaggttttatgctatatttgttacatattgtgaaagaatgaatatctcatgattttgagcatagctttgatgtgtttggttgattaatgataggtgaagaaggcttagagaaaggttgaagcaagaaggaatggctaggaggaagagaggacaaaaagtttgagcaaaagtttgcctcaaactttagctcaaacttttggaataagtgaaaatgaaccaggaagcaaaaagctggaccaaaagttagcctcaaacttttgcacaaacttttgggtgaaaagtttgccccaacgttagcccctaacttttgggctaacgttggcacatgcaAAACTCTCCctgggcaccaaaagtttgcgccaacgttagcccctaactttttggctaacgttggcacatgaaaatcactccctggccaccaaaagtttgcgccaacgttagcctctaacttttgggctaacgttggcgccataagtGCACTAAGgaaggccaacgttggagcaaaagttagacccctaacttttgcaccaacgttggtatcagcaaaaaCATGGaggctgatatgaaaagttggagtaaaagtttgcctcaaacttttactcaaacttttactcaaacttttgcaacattcaaacccggttcacttggttcacttcggttcctctccaaactccaaaagcaatcaaccaaagcctctctcaacccaattcgacccagagcaaaggcccaactcaaggcttgaagatcatttgaagaaagtgtataaataggatagaattcaagttatttgagagcttttctttttagttctcaTAGGGAGCTTTCCCTTTTAGTTTTTAGAATAGTTTTCGGAGAGCCTTTGGTATTgagtgatctttaatttcttagtctcggggaaggagaatccatttctcttcctcttagttttattgctttcaatttcaattacagttgtcttggatcttgggttggagaattgaagaaattctgtttcaatctcatccttggatctctctgtttatttactgcttaattgaatttcagtttcggttaattgctcttcatctactttctttgcaatttacagttcccttgcaattgttcttgttggatctaggaaggcattgagatctagacttagttttctagtctctgggtcctgagatctgattccaaagtttacattctgtttttgcttttcatGTTCATTTACTTGTTTTGCTTCAGATCCGATTCAACCCAAACCctcttttactcttctgtttgatgcaatttaatttttcttgtttaaattctgcaaatccaatcCCCAATCCCATTTACAATTCCAGCCGTTTACATTctttgcactttaagattccgcaatcaACATTccttgcattctaagttttagccatttaatttcttgttctttaagattcagcactttaatttcttgccctctttaatttcatgcaatttacacattccctttactttcaatgcaatttaatttctgcaaatcacaaatcactcaactgaatcttgattcgcttgactaaatcaaccactaaaccaaaattgctcaatccttcaatccttgtgggatcgacctcactcccgtgagtttttattacttgatgcgacccggtgcacttgccggtgagttttgtgtcggatcgttttccgcacatcaagtacCTTCGCAACATTGAAGAAAAGAAACAGAGAGTTACGCAGgagtgtggctggaggcgtgccccTGGCACCATTTgttccacgcgaccgcgtggatgaTGCAATCGCGTTATTTGTAAAATGGCCTCCCCACGTGtccgcgtcaaccacgcgaacGTGTGGGTCTGCAATTCGATGTAAAAGGGTGTATGGCAGTGAGTTGCGCTGGAGTTGGGCTGAACCTGTGCTAGCCACACAAGCCCTGCCGCGTGAACGCGTGTCCCACACGTCCGCGCCGGTTTCATAATTtagccatccacgcgatcgcgtcaaccatgcgaccgcgtcaccctaaaATTTGGCAAAACATGTTTCACACAGAGAGTTGTGCAAGCGCGGGCTACCCTCGCGCCACTAGCGCAAATCAtgtcacgcgtctgcgtgaccgacgcgtccgtgTCACCTCATTCAAGGGCTGTCCGTgtgaccgcgtgacccacgcgtccacgtcgcttgcgccgcccaactcattcaaatctgccagattatcttatcttttcttaccCCAATCCTACTTTCCCCCCCTTTTTTTcattctcccttcttcctcccTTCTCCTCCCTCTTTctcaccaccattatcaaggtttttcttctcttcttccctccCTACTTTTtcgttcttcttcttattttcatgttttctttttccttctcttctactttccctatccatgttttctttttctttatttttcctcCTATTGGTGTTGGagatttatttgggtcattatttttatatgttgctTGTGGTTTGTTTAGGACTTGTTTAAcagttatatattatttttatagggttatttgcatgttcaatttaatactttccataccttatttaacatgcatgctatgtgtttgtgaaaacgcccatatggcattgtgcactatttttagatttcttttaatctacTACTCTACATGCATGCTTTTCACAAAAtccttttttctattttattaatttttatataattgttattacaagcatattgttagtttggaagacttggtaatctaacttggacattaaATGTTTGATCTAtactactcatgcccttgccggcatgccaataaacaccttgcatttAACTGTCATCACATGCAGTTGCTATATTTCTGTTGTTGAtttttcacatgtagtcatgaccatgtgttaataTCATTATTCCttactgtgcattgattaccgcCTTTCCCATTCTTTTCCTTGCTATAACCCTTGAAATGTTCATGTCTTTACTCGTTCCCTTTCaagatggccaccaagaaaggcaaggagaaagctactcccaaatcCACAGCAAggagaggaacaaaaagagcatttGTGGCAGAGCCATCTTCAACTGCAGTTAAGCCCTCAACAAAACgaattaaaaggattataaaggtcgatgaaaaggagaaagccttcccagcaaaggacactgcacgatttCCCAATCGCTATTGTGAGCAGATGTTTCCCATTCTGGCAGCAAGAAATTGCAAcaatgaacaccttcttatccttctGCCTAGTATTGCCGAATTTGTTGAGCCGCGAATTGCACAAAGACACTGGAAATTCCTACAGAGACAGCCACAgcaggttaatctttcttgggtagttgagttctactcaAATTTCCACCTGCCGACACTGTAGTCTGTTTATGTccgtcagaagcaagtccctattacagaagaggccattcagcgAGCCTTATATCTTACCCCTACTCCAGAAGGACTGGATGCATTTCAAGAAGCCACACTCAAGCGCCAGACGTACAAATTTGACTGGGACGCTATTCTCAGAGTTATCGCACAACCTAGCAGCAGATGGATTTttggataccatcgttcccgtcATAAGGGAATATTGGCTTTCGCACTCACCTTggaggctcacgtatgggcacagattatgtcccattacgtctttccgagcactcatgagtcctccttcactgcagacatggcccttctactatggtgcatcctcacagaccagcctctaAATCTACCTAGACACATCCAGAATGCTTTGGGACACGTGCAAATTGTGGACAACCTACCTTTCTCCGCCTTGGTCTCAAATCttgtctcagcagccggagtctccaacagagctggggacaccaaagccatacTTCCATGGAATGATCAATATGTCCCTAACgggagatatctcaggccaccaccagccactacca includes:
- the LOC130934049 gene encoding uncharacterized protein LOC130934049; amino-acid sequence: MDYERAGAERKLQLQELENLRLEAYENSRLYKEKVKVVHDKNIKRRELQPGDLVLLYNSRMRLVPGKLRSRWDGPYRVEMVEPYGVFHLSHPSSSELIKVNGHRLKLFHGKKMAKNQELEIFLLEDPLTAED